One genomic segment of Drosophila melanogaster chromosome 3L includes these proteins:
- the Muc68Ca gene encoding mucin 68Ca yields MRLFLVAVLAAYFAYVAAQSQSKTVTAVATPVIKAQPCCESVRQTLIEIRKDIRLWLLDRLFGKLLLLHDGELLGNPNYVNCVNGKKQLPLLDGSSITDHSASTNTITKIIDDGLSSQTTSSSAPVVDVTQGSSSNGDGNSTQSSTTTTTTTTTSSDGGEFTTSSDPVVEVSQGTNGGNSSTQSSSSTTTTTSSDEGQTTSSSDPVVEVAQGSSSNGDGNSTQSSTTTTTTTTTSSDGGQSTTSSDPVVEVSQGTNGGNSSTQSSSSTTTTTSSDEGQTTSSSDPVVEVAQGSSSNGDGNSTQSSTTTTTTTTTSSDGGQSTTSSDPVVEVSQGTNGGNSSTQSSSSTTTTTSSDEGQTTSSSDPVVEVAQGSSSNGDGNSTQSSTTTTTTTTTSSDGGQSTTSSDPVVEVSQGTNGGNSSTQSSSSTTTTTSSDEGQTTSSSDPVVEVAQGSSSNGDGNSTQSSTTTTTTTTTSSDGGQSTTSSDPVVEVSQGTNGGNSSTQSSSSTTTTTSSDEGQTTSSSDPVVEVAQGSSSNGDGNSTQSSTTTTTTTTTSSDGGQSTTSSDPVVEASQGTNGGNSSTQSSSSTTTTTSSDEGQTTSSSDPVSEVAQGSSSIGDGNSTQSSTTTTTTTTTSSDGGQSTTSSDPVVEASQGTNGGNSSTQSSSSTTTTTSSDEGQTTSSSDPVVEVAQGSSSNGDGNSTQSSTTTTTTTTTSSDGGQSTTSSDPVVEASQGTNGGNSSTQSSSSTTTTTSSDEGQTTSSSDPVSEVAQGSSSIGDGNSTQSSTTTTTTTTTSSDGGQSTTSSDPVVEASQGTNGGNSSTQSSSSTTTTTSSDEGQTTSSSDPVVEVAQGSSSNGDGNSTQSSTTTTTTTTTSSDGGQSTTSSDPVVEVSQGTNGGNSSTQSSSSTTTTTSSDEGQTTSSSDPVVEVAQGSSSNGDGNSTQSSTTTTTTTTTSSDGGESTTSSDPVVEVSQGTNGDNSSTQSSSSTTTTTSSDEGQTTSSSDPVSEVAQGSSSTGDGNSTQSSTTTTTTTTTSSDGGESTTSSDPVVEVSQGTNGDNSSTQSSSSTTTTTSSDEGQTTSSSDPVSEVAQGSSLNGDGNSTQSSTTTTTTTTTSSDGGESTTSSDPVVEVSQGTNGGNSSTQSSSSTTTTTSSDEGQTTSSSAPVVEVTQGSSSNGDGNSTQSSTTTTTTTTTSSDGGESTTSSDPVVEVSQGTNGDNSSTQSSSSTTTTTSSDEGQTTSSSDPVVEVAQGSSSNGDGNSTQSSTTTTTTTTTSSDGGESTTSSDPVVEVSQGTNGDNSSTQSSSSTTTTTSSDEGQTTSSSDPVVEVAQGSSSNGDGNSTQSSTTTTTTTTTSSDGGESTTSSDPVVEVSQGTNGDNSSTQSSSSTTTTTSSDEGQATSSSAPVVDISQGSSSNGDGNSTQSSTTTTITTTTSSDGDQSTTSSDPVVEVSQGTNGGNSSTQSSSSTTTTTSSDEGQTTSSSAPVVEVTQGSSSNGDGNSTQSSTTTTTTTTTSSDGGESTTSSDPVVEVSQGTNGDNSSTQSSSSTTTTTSSDEGQATSSSAPVVDISQGSSSNGDGNSTQSSTTTTTTTTTSSDGDQSTTSSDPVVEVSQGTNGDNSSTQSSSSTTTTTSSDEGQTTSSSAPVVEVTQGSSSNGDGNSTQSSTTTTTTTTTSSDGGESTTSSDPVVEVSQGTNGDNSSTQSSSSTTTTTSSDEGQTTSSSAPVVEVTQGSSSNGDGNSTQSSTTTTTTTTTSSDGGESTTSSDPVVEVSQGTNGDNSSTQSSSSTTTTTSSDEGQTTSSSAPVVDISQGSSSNGDGNSTQSSTTTTTTTTTSSDGGESTTSSDPVVEVSQGTNGDNSSTQSSSSTTTTTSSDEGQTTSSSAPVVDISQGSSSNGDGNSTQSSTTTTTTTTTSSDGGESTTSSDPVVEVSQGTNGDNNSTQSSSSTTTTTSSDEGQTTSSSDPVVEVAQGSSSNGDGNSTQSSTTTTTTTTTSSDGGESTTSSDPVVEVSQGTNGDNSSTQSSSSTTTTTSSDEGQTTSSSDPVVEVAQGSSSNGDGNSTQSSTTTTTTTTTSSDGGESTTSSDPVVEVSQGTNGDNSSTQSSSSTTTTTSSDEGQTTSSSDPVVEVAQGSSSNGDGNSTQSSTTTTTTTTTSSDGGESTTSSDPVVEVSQGTNGDNSSTQSSSSTTTTTSSDEGQTTSSSDPVVEVAQGSSSNGDGNSTQSSTTTTTTTTTSSDGGESTTSSDPVVEVSQGTNGDNSSTQSSSSTTTTTSSDEGQTTSSSDPVVEVAQGSSSNGDGNSTQSSTTTTTTTTTSSDGGESTTSSDPVVEVSQGTNGDNSSSQSSSSTTTTKEVSLKDNRSPKWNRTTKTYSSRTIRIPNSGRKLNSSSSETSTTVTSSSSSKPQTKYSWSSSSKKSNNGGKNKKYWTKRWTKKSRKNNNGSSTIVGEESSDSLTDAGVDVTQGNGLNDEGNSSQSTVTSSLPVVDTSADVQNSESSLTSTENTTKYSSKSFKVPKSNGQSSISASKTTKTVTTSTSSTPNVKSSSKKTSNSGKSVKTSSTTITTTSSDPGQSSSITQGIPQNDIKSLNQVTTTTSSVSQVGVPSSPVVKVTKETSVSKDGKTTRSSTTTTTITTTKGSNQSGTLTLPAVDGLKSSTKTTTTSTKGTKLSDILSLPEVDASIAVNGDESRSASIKDTNILSKIDLSLPKLDASLNVNGGKSSSKSSTTTTTTSTKGNKVSLSLPEVDASIAVNGDDARSASIKDTNILSKIDLSLPKLDASLNVNGGKSSSKSSTTTTTTSTKGNKLSLSLPEVDASIAVNGDDARSASIKDTNILSKIDLSLPKLDASLNVNGGKSSSKSSTTTTTTSTNGSKSSKILTVPKVDAGISIDGGISGSTSTKTIKITSKNSAVPKASSSFKTTTTTTTSKTSSVPKTESKYSWSSSSKKTSNPIRLTLPNINAGISVGGGDSSGSWSKLIKRSTSSDETNASDGPSLSGSIVGAGGSQSDESWSQRSGFSGDSSSAQGSPDIRIRLGREQSGNDAQSQNSNSWTQSATQGSESLANGAITANGLSLEGSGSSGGVATTIPGGSVGVTGQYPYWWGNGRWVGVGARPSWRYGWRPYGSAWGGWNNQY; encoded by the coding sequence ATGCGCTTGTTCCTCGTCGCGGTTTTGGCCGCTTATTTCGCCTACGTAGCGGCCCAATCGCAATCTAAAACGGTAACAGCAGTGGCCACTCCAGTTATTAAGGCACAGCCATGTTGTGAAAGTGTTCGACAAACTCTAATTGAAATACGAAAAGATATACGCTTGTGGCTGCTGGACAGGCTTTTCGGAAAACTACTTCTTTTGCACGACGGAGAACTCCTCGGCAATCCAAATTATGTGAATTGTGTCAATGGAAAAAAACAGTTACCACTCTTAGATGGAAGCTCAATTACAGATCACTCTGCATCGACTAACACTATAACCAAAATCATCGATGATGGACTTTCAAGTCAGACTACCTCCTCTTCGGCTCCAGTCGTAGATGTAACTCAGGGATCCTCTTCGAATGGTGATGGAAACTCTACGCAGTCctcgacaacgacaacaactacaacgacGACATCTTCCGATGGTGGCGAATTCACCACCTCATCTGACCCCGTTGTGGAAGTCAGTCAAGGAACAAATGGCGGTAACAGCTCCACTCAGTCTTCGTCGtccaccacaacaacgacatcttcAGATGAGGGCCAAACTACCTCCTCTTCGGATCCTGTCGTCGAAGTAGCTCAGGGATCCTCTTCGAATGGTGATGGAAACTCAACCCAGTCctcgacaacaacaacaactacaacgacGACATCTTCCGATGGTGGCCAATCCACCACCTCATCTGACCCCGTTGTGGAAGTCAGTCAAGGAACAAATGGCGGTAACAGCTCCACTCAGTCTTCGTCGtccaccacaacaacgacatcttcAGATGAGGGCCAAACTACCTCCTCTTCGGATCCTGTCGTCGAAGTAGCTCAGGGATCCTCTTCGAATGGTGATGGAAACTCTACCCAGTCctcgacaacgacaacaactacaacgacGACATCTTCCGATGGTGGCCAATCCACCACCTCATCTGACCCCGTTGTGGAAGTCAGTCAAGGAACAAATGGCGGTAACAGCTCCACTCAGTCTTCGTCGtccaccacaacaacgacatcttcAGATGAGGGCCAAACTACCTCCTCTTCGGATCCTGTCGTCGAAGTAGCTCAGGGATCCTCTTCGAATGGTGATGGAAACTCAACCCAGTCctcgacaacaacaacaactacaacgacGACATCTTCCGATGGTGGCCAATCCACCACCTCATCTGACCCCGTTGTGGAAGTCAGTCAAGGAACAAATGGCGGTAACAGCTCCACTCAGTCTTCGTCGtccaccacaacaacgacatcttcAGATGAGGGCCAAACTACCTCCTCTTCGGATCCTGTCGTCGAAGTAGCTCAGGGATCCTCTTCGAATGGTGATGGAAACTCAACCCAGTCctcgacaacaacaacaactacaacgacGACATCTTCCGATGGTGGCCAATCCACCACCTCATCTGACCCCGTTGTGGAAGTCAGTCAAGGAACAAATGGCGGTAACAGCTCCACTCAGTCTTCGTCGtccaccacaacaacgacatcttcAGATGAGGGCCAAACTACCTCCTCTTCGGATCCTGTCGTCGAAGTAGCTCAGGGATCCTCTTCGAATGGTGATGGAAACTCAACCCAGTCctcgacaacgacaacaactacaacgacGACATCTTCCGATGGTGGCCAATCCACCACCTCATCTGACCCCGTTGTGGAAGCCAGTCAAGGAACAAATGGCGGTAACAGCTCCACTCAGTCTTCGTCGTCCACCACAACGACGACATCTTCAGATGAGGGCCAAACTACCTCCTCTTCGGATCCTGTCAGCGAAGTAGCTCAGGGATCCTCTTCGATTGGTGATGGAAACTCAACCCAGTCctcgacaacaacaacaactacaacgacGACATCTTCCGATGGTGGCCAATCCACCACCTCATCTGACCCCGTTGTGGAAGCCAGTCAAGGAACAAATGGCGGTAACAGCTCCACTCAGTCTTCGTCGtccaccacaacaacgacatcttcAGATGAGGGCCAAACTACCTCCTCTTCGGATCCTGTCGTCGAAGTAGCTCAGGGATCCTCTTCGAATGGTGATGGAAACTCAACCCAGTCctcgacaacgacaacaactacaacgacGACATCTTCCGATGGTGGCCAATCCACCACCTCATCTGACCCCGTTGTGGAAGCCAGTCAAGGAACAAATGGCGGTAACAGCTCCACTCAGTCTTCGTCGtccaccacaacaacgacatcttcAGATGAGGGCCAAACTACCTCCTCTTCGGATCCTGTCAGCGAAGTAGCTCAGGGATCCTCTTCGATTGGTGATGGAAACTCAACCCAGTCctcgacaacgacaacaactacaacgacGACATCTTCCGATGGTGGCCAATCCACCACCTCATCTGACCCCGTTGTGGAAGCCAGTCAAGGAACAAATGGCGGTAACAGCTCCACTCAGTCTTCGTCGtccaccacaacaacgacatcttcAGATGAGGGCCAAACTACCTCCTCTTCGGATCCTGTCGTCGAAGTAGCTCAGGGATCCTCTTCGAATGGTGATGGAAACTCAACCCAGTCctcgacaacgacaacaactacaacgacGACATCTTCCGATGGTGGCCAATCCACCACCTCATCTGACCCCGTTGTGGAAGTCAGTCAAGGAACAAATGGCGGTAACAGCTCCACTCAGTCTTCGTCGtccaccacaacaacgacatcttcAGATGAGGGCCAAACTACCTCCTCTTCGGATCCTGTCGTCGAAGTAGCTCAGGGATCCTCTTCGAATGGTGATGGAAACTCAACCCAGTCctcgacaacgacaacaactacaacgacGACATCTTCCGATGGTGGCGAATCCACCACCTCATCTGACCCCGTTGTGGAAGTCAGTCAAGGAACAAATGGCGATAACAGCTCCACTCAGTCTTCGTCGtccaccacaacaacgacatcttcAGATGAGGGCCAAACTACCTCTTCTTCGGATCCTGTCAGCGAAGTAGCTCAGGGATCCTCTTCGACTGGTGATGGAAACTCAACCCAGTCctcgacaacgacaacaactacaacgacGACATCTTCCGATGGTGGCGAATCCACCACCTCATCTGACCCCGTTGTGGAAGTCAGTCAAGGAACAAACGGCGATAACAGCTCCACTCAGTCTTCGTCGtccaccacaacaacgacatcttcAGATGAGGGCCAAACTACCTCCTCTTCGGATCCTGTCAGCGAAGTAGCTCAGGGATCCTCTTTGAATGGTGATGGAAACTCTACCCAGTCctcgacaacgacaacaactacaacgacGACATCTTCCGATGGTGGCGAATCCACCACCTCATCTGACCCCGTTGTGGAAGTCAGTCAAGGAACAAATGGCGGTAACAGCTCCACTCAGTCTTCGTCGtccaccacaacaacgacatcttcAGATGAGGGCCAAACTACCTCCTCTTCGGCTCCTGTCGTAGAAGTCACCCAAGGATCCTCTTCGAATGGTGATGGAAACTCTACCCAGTCctcgacaacgacaacaactacaacgacGACATCTTCCGATGGTGGCGAATCCACCACCTCATCTGACCCCGTTGTGGAAGTCAGTCAAGGAACAAATGGCGATAACAGCTCCACTCAGTCTTCGTCGtccaccacaacaacgacatcttcAGATGAGGGCCAAACTACCTCCTCTTCGGATCCTGTCGTCGAAGTAGCTCAGGGATCCTCTTCGAATGGTGATGGAAACTCAACCCAGTCctcgacaacgacaacaactacaacgacGACATCTTCCGATGGTGGCGAATCCACCACCTCATCTGACCCCGTTGTGGAAGTCAGTCAAGGAACAAATGGCGATAACAGCTCCACTCAGTCTTCGTCGtccaccacaacaacgacatcttcAGATGAGGGCCAAACTACCTCTTCTTCGGATCCTGTCGTCGAAGTAGCTCAGGGATCCTCTTCGAATGGTGATGGAAACTCTACCCAGTCctcgacaacgacaacaactacaacgacGACATCTTCCGATGGTGGCGAATCCACCACCTCATCTGACCCCGTTGTGGAAGTCAGTCAAGGAACAAACGGCGATAACAGCTCCACTCAGTCTTCGTCGtccaccacaacaacgacatcttcAGATGAGGGCCAAGCTACCTCCTCTTCGGCTCCTGTCGTAGATATATCTCAGGGATCCTCTTCGAATGGTGATGGAAACTCTACCCAGTCctcgacaacgacaacaattACAACGACGACATCTTCCGATGGTGACCAATCCACCACCTCATCTGACCCCGTTGTGGAAGTCAGTCAAGGAACAAACGGCGGTAACAGCTCCACTCAGTCTTCGTCGtccaccacaacaacgacatcttcAGATGAGGGCCAAACTACCTCCTCTTCGGCTCCTGTCGTAGAAGTCACTCAAGGATCCTCTTCCAATGGTGATGGAAACTCTACCCAGTCctcgacaacgacaacaactacaacgacGACATCTTCCGATGGTGGCGAATCCACCACCTCATCTGACCCCGTTGTGGAAGTCAGTCAAGGAACAAACGGCGATAACAGCTCCACTCAGTCTTCGTCGtccaccacaacaacgacatcttcAGATGAGGGCCAAGCTACCTCCTCTTCGGCTCCTGTCGTAGATATATCTCAGGGATCCTCTTCGAATGGTGATGGAAACTCTACCCAGTCctcgacaacgacaacaactacaacgacGACATCTTCCGATGGTGACCAATCCACCACCTCATCTGACCCCGTTGTGGAAGTCAGTCAAGGAACAAACGGCGATAACAGCTCCACTCAGTCTTCGTCGtccaccacaacaacgacatcttcAGATGAGGGCCAAACTACCTCCTCTTCGGCTCCTGTCGTAGAAGTCACTCAAGGATCCTCTTCGAATGGTGATGGAAACTCTACCCAGTCctcgacaacgacaacaactacaacgacGACATCTTCCGATGGTGGCGAATCCACCACCTCATCTGACCCCGTTGTGGAAGTCAGTCAAGGAACAAATGGCGATAACAGCTCCACTCAGTCTTCGTCGtccaccacaacaacgacatcttcAGATGAGGGCCAAACTACCTCCTCTTCGGCTCCTGTCGTAGAAGTCACTCAAGGATCCTCTTCGAATGGTGATGGAAACTCTACCCAGTCctcgacaacgacaacaactacaacgacGACATCTTCCGATGGTGGCGAATCCACCACCTCATCTGACCCCGTTGTGGAAGTCAGTCAAGGAACAAATGGCGATAACAGCTCCACTCAGTCTTCGTCGtccaccacaacaacgacatcttcAGATGAGGGCCAAACTACCTCCTCTTCGGCTCCTGTCGTAGATATATCTCAGGGATCCTCTTCGAATGGTGATGGAAACTCTACCCAGTCctcgacaacgacaacaactacaacgacGACATCTTCCGATGGTGGCGAATCCACCACCTCATCTGACCCCGTTGTGGAAGTCAGTCAAGGAACAAATGGCGATAACAGCTCCACTCAGTCTTCGTCGtccaccacaacaacgacatcttcAGATGAGGGCCAAACTACCTCCTCTTCGGCTCCTGTCGTAGATATATCTCAGGGATCCTCTTCGAATGGTGATGGAAACTCTACCCAGTCctcgacaacgacaacaactacaacgacGACATCTTCCGATGGTGGCGAATCCACCACCTCATCTGACCCCGTTGTGGAAGTCAGTCAAGGAACAAATGGCGATAACAACTCCACTCAGTCTTCGTCGtccaccacaacaacgacatcttcAGATGAGGGCCAAACTACCTCCTCTTCGGATCCTGTCGTCGAAGTAGCTCAGGGATCCTCTTCGAATGGTGATGGAAACTCAACCCAGTCctcgacaacgacaacaactacaacgacGACATCTTCCGATGGTGGCGAATCCACCACCTCATCTGACCCCGTTGTGGAAGTCAGTCAAGGAACAAATGGCGATAACAGCTCCACTCAGTCTTCGTCGtccaccacaacaacgacatcttcAGATGAGGGCCAAACTACCTCCTCTTCGGATCCTGTCGTCGAAGTAGCTCAGGGATCCTCTTCGAATGGTGATGGAAACTCAACCCAGTCctcgacaacgacaacaactacaacgacGACATCTTCCGATGGTGGCGAATCCACCACCTCATCTGACCCCGTTGTGGAAGTCAGTCAAGGAACAAATGGCGATAACAGCTCCACTCAGTCTTCGTCGtccaccacaacaacgacatcttcAGATGAGGGCCAAACTACCTCCTCTTCGGATCCTGTCGTCGAAGTAGCTCAGGGATCCTCTTCGAATGGTGATGGAAACTCAACCCAGTCctcgacaacgacaacaactacaacgacGACATCTTCCGATGGTGGCGAATCTACCACCTCATCTGACCCCGTTGTGGAAGTCAGTCAAGGAACAAACGGCGATAACAGCTCCACTCAGTCTTCGTCGtccaccacaacaacgacatcttcAGATGAGGGCCAAACTACCTCTTCTTCGGATCCTGTCGTCGAAGTAGCTCAGGGATCCTCTTCGAATGGTGATGGAAACTCTACCCAGTCctcgacaacgacaacaactacaacgacGACATCTTCCGATGGTGGCGAATCCACCACCTCATCTGACCCCGTTGTGGAAGTCAGTCAAGGAACAAACGGCGATAACAGCTCCACTCAGTCTTCGTCGtccaccacaacaacgacatcttcAGATGAGGGCCAAACTACCTCTTCTTCGGATCCTGTCGTCGAAGTAGCTCAGGGATCCTCTTCGAATGGTGATGGAAACTCTACCCAGTCctcgacaacgacaacaactacaacgacGACATCTTCCGATGGTGGCGAATCCACCACCTCATCTGACCCCGTTGTGGAAGTCAGTCAAGGAACAAATGGCGATAACAGCTCCTCTCAATCTTCGTCATCCACCACAACAACGAAGGAAGTATCTTTAAAGGATAATAGAAGCCCTAAGTGGAATAGAACGACAAAAACTTATTCTTCGAGAACTATCAGAATTCCGAATTCAGGAAGAAAGTTAAATTCTAGTTCTAGCGAAACTTCAACAACCGTAACATCAAGTTCTTCCTCAAAGCCACAGACCAAATATTCTTGGTCAAGCTCTTCAAAGAAATCGAATAATGGTGGCAAGAATAAGAAATATTGGACCAAGCGGTGGACTAAAAAATCCCGCAAAAATAACAATGGAAGCTCCACTATTGTTGGAGAGGAATCGTCTGACTCACTGACAGATGCTGGAGTTGATGTCACCCAAGGAAATGGTTTAAACGATGAGGGAAATTCGAGTCAGTCTACAGTTACCTCATCTCTGCCTGTTGTAGATACTAGTGCAGATGTTCAGAACAGCGAATCAAGCTTAACATCAACTgaaaacacaacaaaataCTCGTCAAAATCATTTAAGGTCCCCAAGTCTAATGGTCAGTCGAGTATAAGCGCTAGCAAAACTACAAAAACCGTAACGACAAGCACTTCCTCAACACCCAACGTTAAGAGCTCATCAAAGAAAACTTCCAATAGTGGAAAATCGGTCAAGACTTCTTCGACCACTATAACAACAACTTCTTCAGATCCGGGCCAATCCAGCTCAATTACACAGGGAATTCCACAAAACGATATTAAAAGCTTAAACCAGGTCACCACAACGACATCATCTGTGAGCCAAGTCGGCGTACCTTCTTCACCTGTTGTTAAAGTTACCAAGGAAACCTCAGTAAGCAAAGATGGAAAGACCACTCGGTCATcaaccaccacaacaacaattacCACGACCAAAGGAAGTAATCAGTCAGGTACTTTAACTCTTCCTGCGGTCGATGGCCTAAAGTCGTCAACGAAAACTACAACAACATCCACCAAAGGAACTAAATTGTCAGATATCTTGTCTCTACCGGAAGTTGATGCCAGCATAGCCGTTAACGGCGATGAGTCCCGCTCAGCATCTATTAAAGATACAAACATTTTGTCAAAGATAGACTTGAGTCTGCCTAAACTGGATGCCAGCCTAAATGTTAATGGTGGAAAGTCAAGCTCAAAATCCTCAACAACAACTACGACAACATCCACAAAGGGAAATAAAGTATCCTTGTCTCTACCAGAAGTTGATGCCAGCATAGCCGTTAACGGAGATGATGCCCGCTCAGCATCTATTAAAGATACAAACATTTTGTCAAAGATAGACTTGAGTCTGCCTAAACTGGATGCCAGCCTAAATGTTAATGGTGGAAAGTCAAGCTCAAAATCCTCAACAACAACTACGACAACATCCACAAAGGGAAATAAATTATCCTTGTCTCTACCAGAAGTTGATGCCAGCATAGCCGTTAACGGAGATGATGCCCGCTCAGCATCTATTAAAGATACAAACATTTTGTCAAAGATAGACTTGAGTCTGCCTAAACTGGATGCCAGCCTAAATGTTAATGGTGGAAAGTCAAGCTCAAAATCCTCAACAACAACTACGACAACATCCACAAATGGAAGTAAATCGTCTAAAATTTTGACTGTACCGAAAGTTGATGCCGGCATATCCATCGATGGCGGAATATCAGGTTCAACATCAACTAAAACTATTAAAATTACGTCAAAGAACTCTGCAGTACCCAAGGCCAGTTCATCTTTCAAAACTACGACCACAACCACTACATCGAAGACTTCATCGGTCCCAAAAACAGAGTCCAAATACTCCTGGTCTAGTTCGTCGAAGAAAACGTCCAATCCTATTCGTTTAACCCTACCTAACATCAACGCAGGTATTTCTGTTGGCGGAGGAGATTCTTCGGGCTCCTGGTCCAAGCTAATCAAGAGGAGCACCAGCAGCGACGAGACGAATGCCAGCGATGGTCCATCTCTTTCCGGTTCTATTGTAGGTGCAGGTGGATCTCAGTCTGATGAATCCTGGTCTCAACGTTCAGGATTCTCGGGTGACAGTTCCAGTGCCCAGGGATCTCCGGACATTCGCATTCGATTGGGCCGAGAACAGTCAGGAAACGATGCTCAGTCCCAAAACTCGAATTCTTGGACCCAAAGCGCAACACAAGGCAGCGAAAGCTTGGCTAATGGAGCAATAACCGCCAATGGCCTAAGCTTGGAGGGTTCAGGGAGTTCCGGTGGTGTTGCAACTACGATACCAGGTGGCTCTGTCGGTGTAACCGGACAATATCCATATTGGTGGGGCAACGGCCGTTGGGTGGGTGTTGGAGCCAGGCCCAGTTGGCGATATGGATGGCGTCCTTATGGAAGCGCTTGGGGCGGATGGAACAATCAATATTAG